One genomic region from Bifidobacteriaceae bacterium encodes:
- a CDS encoding PIN domain-containing protein codes for MALIYVDSVICIYLIEGDGPRREHALEKLAQTDASLCVSPLVLMECLVKPFREDDPDLERRYRELLGGFETAEMGLGVWEAAARIRATLRLGAADAIHLAAARGAGCSELWTADAALAKKAPGFAVDLFADLT; via the coding sequence ATGGCGCTGATCTACGTTGACAGCGTCATTTGCATTTACCTGATCGAAGGTGACGGACCCCGGCGCGAACACGCTCTGGAGAAGCTTGCCCAAACCGACGCGTCGCTTTGCGTAAGCCCTTTGGTGTTGATGGAATGCCTGGTCAAGCCCTTCCGCGAGGATGACCCCGACCTCGAGCGCCGCTACCGCGAGCTCTTGGGCGGCTTCGAGACCGCCGAAATGGGACTCGGCGTTTGGGAGGCGGCGGCCCGCATTCGGGCCACGCTGCGACTTGGAGCCGCAGACGCCATTCACCTCGCGGCCGCGCGCGGCGCGGGTTGCTCCGAGCTCTGGACCGCTGACGCCGCGCTGGCCAAGAAAGCGCCCGGCTTCGCCGTCGACCTGTTCGCGGACCTGACCTGA
- a CDS encoding DUF5615 family PIN-like protein — translation MTERLLLDEHYSPAIAAALSERGFDVVAVGGHADLAGKPDAALIEWAAAADRRIVTENIKDFVPLTEAARSAGQPVARLLLVSSRRFPRGRGRIGSIVDALEAWLGRPIPPGHADQEWFA, via the coding sequence GTGACGGAGCGCCTGCTCCTCGACGAGCACTATTCCCCGGCCATCGCGGCGGCCCTGAGCGAACGCGGCTTTGACGTGGTGGCGGTTGGCGGCCATGCCGATTTGGCGGGCAAGCCGGACGCGGCGCTGATTGAGTGGGCGGCTGCGGCCGACCGCCGGATTGTGACGGAGAACATCAAGGACTTCGTTCCGCTCACTGAGGCCGCGCGGTCCGCCGGCCAGCCGGTGGCGCGGCTCCTTCTCGTCAGTTCACGCCGTTTTCCCCGGGGCCGGGGAAGGATTGGCTCCATTGTCGACGCGCTTGAGGCATGGCTGGGGCGTCCTATCCCGCCCGGTCACGCTGACCAGGAGTGGTTCGCGTGA
- a CDS encoding type II toxin-antitoxin system Phd/YefM family antitoxin, whose protein sequence is MAAFPIAAARAELSALVEDAVRTHQRYDITRNGRRAAVLLSAADYDSLIETLDILSNTGLMADLAEAEEQLAAGESFSQEEVRQAMAANGRLP, encoded by the coding sequence ATGGCGGCCTTTCCTATCGCGGCGGCGCGGGCGGAACTGTCAGCATTGGTGGAAGACGCCGTGCGCACTCACCAGCGCTATGACATCACCCGCAACGGCAGGCGCGCGGCGGTCCTGTTGAGCGCTGCTGACTACGACTCCCTGATCGAAACGCTCGACATCTTGTCCAACACGGGCTTGATGGCGGACCTGGCCGAAGCCGAGGAACAATTGGCCGCGGGTGAGTCCTTCAGCCAGGAAGAGGTCCGTCAGGCCATGGCCGCCAACGGCCGGCTGCCGTGA
- a CDS encoding type II toxin-antitoxin system RelE/ParE family toxin, with the protein MTYAICLSRQAKHALSEVLPESVAAACYQFVYGDLASNPFQVGKQLDPPLYPRYSARRGDYRVIYRIENQTVVVSVLTIHRRRDVCRRR; encoded by the coding sequence GTGACCTATGCGATCTGCCTCTCGCGCCAGGCCAAGCATGCCTTGAGCGAGGTCCTGCCCGAATCGGTGGCAGCGGCTTGCTATCAGTTCGTCTACGGCGACTTGGCCAGCAATCCCTTCCAGGTCGGCAAACAACTCGACCCGCCTCTCTATCCGAGGTATTCGGCGCGCCGAGGCGACTACCGCGTCATCTACCGGATTGAGAATCAGACGGTTGTGGTAAGCGTCCTCACCATCCACCGTCGTCGCGACGTTTGTCGCCGTCGCTGA
- a CDS encoding type II toxin-antitoxin system prevent-host-death family antitoxin, with protein sequence MAGIKVSVAEAHNHLSALIDQALAGVDVVIAKRSKPVVRLVPVDPLARLTPGQRAAALAERLRVVPAARRASEQIEAELHAERASWR encoded by the coding sequence ATGGCAGGAATCAAAGTCAGCGTGGCCGAAGCCCACAATCACCTGTCCGCGCTCATCGACCAGGCCCTGGCCGGAGTTGACGTGGTGATCGCCAAGCGCTCGAAACCTGTGGTGCGGCTGGTGCCGGTCGACCCGCTCGCGCGACTGACGCCGGGGCAGCGCGCCGCGGCGCTGGCCGAGCGGCTGAGGGTGGTGCCCGCCGCGCGGCGCGCGAGCGAGCAAATCGAGGCGGAGCTTCACGCCGAGCGGGCGTCATGGCGCTGA